From Coffea arabica cultivar ET-39 chromosome 9c, Coffea Arabica ET-39 HiFi, whole genome shotgun sequence, one genomic window encodes:
- the LOC113708902 gene encoding pterin-4-alpha-carbinolamine dehydratase 2, mitochondrial isoform X7 yields the protein MIVLLVPDLTTKKCVSCNAKDMRPMTVEAAHSLIPQVQGWNLVTEDGMMKLQRTWKVKTFMKGMEFFKLVADVAEAEGHHPDLHLVAWNNVKIEIWTHAVGGLTENDFILAAKINRLDLHQLLSRKVGE from the exons ATGATTGTTCTCTTGGTGCCAGATTTAACAACCAAGAAGTGTGTATCATGTAATGCAAAGGATATGAGACCTATGACTGTGGAAGCAGCACATAGTTTGATTCCTCAG GTGCAGGGATGGAACTTGGTGACAGAAGATGGCATGATGAAGCTGCAGCGTACTTGGAAAGTTAAGACTTTCATGAAAGGGATGGAGTTCTTCAAACTTGTGGCTGATGTAGCGGAAGCAGAAG GTCATCATCCAGATCTACATCTTGTGGCATGGAATAACGTGAAGATTGAGATATGGACACATGCTGTGG GTGGATtaactgaaaatgatttcatACTTGCTGCTAAGATCAATAGGCTTGATCTGCATCAACTCCTCAGCAGAAAGGTTGGGGAGTAA
- the LOC113708902 gene encoding pterin-4-alpha-carbinolamine dehydratase 2, mitochondrial isoform X1 encodes MIVLLVPDLTTKKCVSCNAKDMRPMTVEAAHSLIPQGWNLVTEDGMMKLQRTWKVKTFMKGMEFFKLVADVAEAEGHHPDLHLVAWNNVKIEIWTHAVGGLTENDFILAAKINRLDLHQLLSRKVGE; translated from the exons ATGATTGTTCTCTTGGTGCCAGATTTAACAACCAAGAAGTGTGTATCATGTAATGCAAAGGATATGAGACCTATGACTGTGGAAGCAGCACATAGTTTGATTCCTCAG GGATGGAACTTGGTGACAGAAGATGGCATGATGAAGCTGCAGCGTACTTGGAAAGTTAAGACTTTCATGAAAGGGATGGAGTTCTTCAAACTTGTGGCTGATGTAGCGGAAGCAGAAG GTCATCATCCAGATCTACATCTTGTGGCATGGAATAACGTGAAGATTGAGATATGGACACATGCTGTGG GTGGATtaactgaaaatgatttcatACTTGCTGCTAAGATCAATAGGCTTGATCTGCATCAACTCCTCAGCAGAAAGGTTGGGGAGTAA
- the LOC113708902 gene encoding pterin-4-alpha-carbinolamine dehydratase 2, mitochondrial isoform X6, with translation MIVLLVPDLTTKKCVSCNAKDMRPMTVEAAHSLIPQVQGWNLVTEDGMMKLQRTWKVKTFMKGMEFFKLVADVAEAEGGLTENDFILAAKINRLDLHQLLSRKVGE, from the exons ATGATTGTTCTCTTGGTGCCAGATTTAACAACCAAGAAGTGTGTATCATGTAATGCAAAGGATATGAGACCTATGACTGTGGAAGCAGCACATAGTTTGATTCCTCAG GTGCAGGGATGGAACTTGGTGACAGAAGATGGCATGATGAAGCTGCAGCGTACTTGGAAAGTTAAGACTTTCATGAAAGGGATGGAGTTCTTCAAACTTGTGGCTGATGTAGCGGAAGCAGAAG GTGGATtaactgaaaatgatttcatACTTGCTGCTAAGATCAATAGGCTTGATCTGCATCAACTCCTCAGCAGAAAGGTTGGGGAGTAA
- the LOC113708902 gene encoding pterin-4-alpha-carbinolamine dehydratase 2, mitochondrial isoform X8 → MIVLLVPDLTTKKCVSCNAKDMRPMTVEAAHSLIPQGWNLVTEDGMMKLQRTWKVKTFMKGMEFFKLVADVAEAEGGLTENDFILAAKINRLDLHQLLSRKVGE, encoded by the exons ATGATTGTTCTCTTGGTGCCAGATTTAACAACCAAGAAGTGTGTATCATGTAATGCAAAGGATATGAGACCTATGACTGTGGAAGCAGCACATAGTTTGATTCCTCAG GGATGGAACTTGGTGACAGAAGATGGCATGATGAAGCTGCAGCGTACTTGGAAAGTTAAGACTTTCATGAAAGGGATGGAGTTCTTCAAACTTGTGGCTGATGTAGCGGAAGCAGAAG GTGGATtaactgaaaatgatttcatACTTGCTGCTAAGATCAATAGGCTTGATCTGCATCAACTCCTCAGCAGAAAGGTTGGGGAGTAA
- the LOC113708902 gene encoding pterin-4-alpha-carbinolamine dehydratase 2, mitochondrial isoform X2 has translation MDDLTTKKCVSCNAKDMRPMTVEAAHSLIPQVQGWNLVTEDGMMKLQRTWKVKTFMKGMEFFKLVADVAEAEGHHPDLHLVAWNNVKIEIWTHAVGGLTENDFILAAKINRLDLHQLLSRKVGE, from the exons ATTTAACAACCAAGAAGTGTGTATCATGTAATGCAAAGGATATGAGACCTATGACTGTGGAAGCAGCACATAGTTTGATTCCTCAG GTGCAGGGATGGAACTTGGTGACAGAAGATGGCATGATGAAGCTGCAGCGTACTTGGAAAGTTAAGACTTTCATGAAAGGGATGGAGTTCTTCAAACTTGTGGCTGATGTAGCGGAAGCAGAAG GTCATCATCCAGATCTACATCTTGTGGCATGGAATAACGTGAAGATTGAGATATGGACACATGCTGTGG GTGGATtaactgaaaatgatttcatACTTGCTGCTAAGATCAATAGGCTTGATCTGCATCAACTCCTCAGCAGAAAGGTTGGGGAGTAA
- the LOC113708902 gene encoding pterin-4-alpha-carbinolamine dehydratase 2, mitochondrial isoform X3, which produces MDDLTTKKCVSCNAKDMRPMTVEAAHSLIPQGWNLVTEDGMMKLQRTWKVKTFMKGMEFFKLVADVAEAEGHHPDLHLVAWNNVKIEIWTHAVGGLTENDFILAAKINRLDLHQLLSRKVGE; this is translated from the exons ATTTAACAACCAAGAAGTGTGTATCATGTAATGCAAAGGATATGAGACCTATGACTGTGGAAGCAGCACATAGTTTGATTCCTCAG GGATGGAACTTGGTGACAGAAGATGGCATGATGAAGCTGCAGCGTACTTGGAAAGTTAAGACTTTCATGAAAGGGATGGAGTTCTTCAAACTTGTGGCTGATGTAGCGGAAGCAGAAG GTCATCATCCAGATCTACATCTTGTGGCATGGAATAACGTGAAGATTGAGATATGGACACATGCTGTGG GTGGATtaactgaaaatgatttcatACTTGCTGCTAAGATCAATAGGCTTGATCTGCATCAACTCCTCAGCAGAAAGGTTGGGGAGTAA
- the LOC113708902 gene encoding pterin-4-alpha-carbinolamine dehydratase 2, mitochondrial isoform X5: protein MRPMTVEAAHSLIPQGWNLVTEDGMMKLQRTWKVKTFMKGMEFFKLVADVAEAEGHHPDLHLVAWNNVKIEIWTHAVGGLTENDFILAAKINRLDLHQLLSRKVGE, encoded by the exons ATGAGACCTATGACTGTGGAAGCAGCACATAGTTTGATTCCTCAG GGATGGAACTTGGTGACAGAAGATGGCATGATGAAGCTGCAGCGTACTTGGAAAGTTAAGACTTTCATGAAAGGGATGGAGTTCTTCAAACTTGTGGCTGATGTAGCGGAAGCAGAAG GTCATCATCCAGATCTACATCTTGTGGCATGGAATAACGTGAAGATTGAGATATGGACACATGCTGTGG GTGGATtaactgaaaatgatttcatACTTGCTGCTAAGATCAATAGGCTTGATCTGCATCAACTCCTCAGCAGAAAGGTTGGGGAGTAA
- the LOC113708902 gene encoding pterin-4-alpha-carbinolamine dehydratase 2, mitochondrial isoform X4 yields the protein MRPMTVEAAHSLIPQVQGWNLVTEDGMMKLQRTWKVKTFMKGMEFFKLVADVAEAEGHHPDLHLVAWNNVKIEIWTHAVGGLTENDFILAAKINRLDLHQLLSRKVGE from the exons ATGAGACCTATGACTGTGGAAGCAGCACATAGTTTGATTCCTCAG GTGCAGGGATGGAACTTGGTGACAGAAGATGGCATGATGAAGCTGCAGCGTACTTGGAAAGTTAAGACTTTCATGAAAGGGATGGAGTTCTTCAAACTTGTGGCTGATGTAGCGGAAGCAGAAG GTCATCATCCAGATCTACATCTTGTGGCATGGAATAACGTGAAGATTGAGATATGGACACATGCTGTGG GTGGATtaactgaaaatgatttcatACTTGCTGCTAAGATCAATAGGCTTGATCTGCATCAACTCCTCAGCAGAAAGGTTGGGGAGTAA